CCTGCCGCCTTATTGGTCTGCCCCGCGAGGCCTGCCGCCTTATTGGTCTGCCCCGCGAGGCCTGCCGCCTTATTGGTCTGCCCCGCGAGGCCTGCCGCCTTATTGGTCTGCCCCGCGAGGCCTGCCGCCTTATTGGTCTGCCCCGCGAGGCCTGCCCCGCGAGGCCTGCCCCGCGAGGCCTGCCCCGCGAGGCCTGCCCCGCGAGGCCTGCCCCGCGAGGCCTGCCCCGCGAGGCCTGCCCCGCGAGGCCTGCCCCGCGAGGCCTGCCCCGCGAGGCCTGCCCCGCGAGGCCTGCCCCGCGAGGCCTGCCCCGCGAGGCCTGCCCCGCGTTCTTCATCTGATGGAGACTTGACTTCAGCTGCTTATGGCTGCTCTCGGGCTGGTTTTTGTAAATCGAGCTCATCTGACTGAACTGCTGACTCAGTCTTGCACACGTGTTTACAAATCTGCTCAACTTTCCATTAGTTCTATCCCAGCACAAATGTAGCAATGTTACAAGTcatgaatgtaaaatgaagCTACAACAAGCTTACTAGCTAGCACTCTTTGAGTTAACTGTGAATTTGTTCACTTAGTCCCATAATATACATTTGCTGTTGCCGATTGTCTGTGTGATGCTACATCACTTTACTGTCTCGGTTTTGCCTCACCTGTATCCCTGCACTGTGATCTGCCGCAGGTGCTGATTGACAATGGAATGTTGAACTGCCTTCGGAAACTGAAAGGGCAACGCCAATCGAAGAAGCAGTACAAGCGTCTGGATGCCTTCCTCAGTGACAGCCCCAATTGGCCTCCACTGGACCAACCACTGCCTTCCGAACACAGCACTGTTTGGCCTTCGGTGACATCGAAGGGACAATCTCTCCTCTAGAGTATTATGAGTGCCACATCTCTGTCAAGAGCCAGTTGCCAGGCATATGGTTGCCTATATTTCGGTCAATTAGGAGCCTCATTGCCACAATAGCATATCACGTgaagacaatttttttttaatttatgagTTTTACTTTTGGAATaccactggggaaaaaaacgaaacaattTGAAGGACTTTGCAATTCTGCAAGCTTCTGTAATAAAGCCTTTTTGAATACTAACTGTCCGAGTTTTGTGAAATTATGTGCACCGTTTGAATATGCTGATCGGTGAACGCCTGGACCTACTGGAGGAACAaggctggagggagggagggaaagggccGGGGCGGGGCGACACATTGTCGCGCTGTGTCAATCGGTGTTGCATACAGACGTCCTGTAGTTCCAAAAATCGGCTGAGAGGGAACCGGGATTTGTATGCACAAGAGGTAACGCTGGAAATATTGAGATTGGCTGATTGCCGGTGAGAACTGGAGAAGTGTGTCTAAGAAATGTTATCATTTTCCAATTACTTTTAGGTATCAAGGTGTACTAGCCTTGTCAAAGAAGGGTTGTGTGATTACTGCATGTGGCAATTTGTTGCGATGAGGATTTTACTTTAAAAACCTGGGTTGCCAGTAGGAAGATGCTCGTTGACTTCTAATTTAGTGTAACAGCAAACTGCTTTTGTGCTAATGTTTGGTAACGTTATTAAATGCATTGTCCTAGTTTACTTTGATAACGTATTTGGTGTATTTCCCTTTGATTTGTGGGCtaatgcgtttttttttttttttgtgtgaagtgACTCAGAACCTGCTCCAAAGTCATTTTTTGTCGCCAGTAATTGTCTGAGTATAGCTTTCATGTACTTTCATGTACCGTCTCCAGACTAGTCAGATTAtgagatttttttgtttcatttaaaaggtGGGGGGTCCGTGCTCGGACCTAGGGGGTTGGAATACTGCTCAAGCAATAACAATATTACGGAGTGGATGTAGCGAGCAACTGGAGGAGTGAAATGAGTTTTGAGACGGTTTGGGATATGTACGAAGCTATATCTTTTTGGATGTTGCTAACGTGCTGTGTTCCATTGTTCGTgtcttaaatattttaaatcgcttcttcatttgaacattttctttGATCACTACAGATAAATCatgcttttctttgttttagcGTGGGTGCGCTTTGTTCAGCGGTCCCATTGCATTGGAAGGGGGGGTGTAATAGTTCCCAGATGTGTGCTGTAAAAATAGAGGTCTCCTATAGCCGGTGTGATGCACACGAGGAATGCGTATAGGCTATATGCATTGAAAGGCACTCGTCGACACATTTTAATGAAGCGCGCTGAAAacggggaaaaaagaaaataaacttgaCCGTGCTCCTGCATGTAGCCCGGTCAACATAGCAGTTAATGTGCCACATTTCAGAATATATTGATACATGGGTGGGTCTTTATTgctcgtttgtttgtttttatcatcAGTCCTGAGCTTCGTGcgtatttttttttgcatatttcttCCAACCTTAATTGTTGATAAAGATAAAATCAGCAACCTTCATACTTGGTGTGATGGGATTTGAACTTCTGCATTGCGGAAATGAAGTAGactactttttttcttcttttttttgtacggTACTAATTAACCGAAACATGATGTGTTTGTAATTACTCCTATCAAGTGCCTCTGGGCAGactgtctttttttcttgtgCAAATCTATTTAATCTTGTGGCTCATTTGAGACTAAGATGATGAAAAACTTTTTGTAGGTTTTtcatctcaccccccccccccccccccccccctcatccctcTGGCCTGTGATATGTATTAATGCTGCGATGAAGTCAGCCTAGAAAACCTCAAACTTATGGTTTCTTTCTTGGAAATTATGTCTTTCTCTGTTCATTTATGTCTTAGTGCAGTAGGGGAAGGAAAATGGTGAGGGATTTGTTGAGGTAGACAAACGTGCCACAGTCTTCTGCTAGAGTGTCCTTTTTTATACGAATGTTGCAAGTCAGGGGAGGCCAGGGGGGACAGTGGGATCAAGTGAGGAGAAAGAAGGAAATTGAGGAACATGATCTGGGAGCTAGAGAGCTAAGGTTAAAGGGGACTGGCATGGCTTGTCTGCAAATGAATATATGCTGTTTTTGTAATCCTGGGTCACAACTTTGCAGGAACAGTATTTTTGCTTGACCCTCTCTTGCCCTTGTTCCAGCAGTCCCTCAGCTTTGGGGCCAGTCTACCTCCACAGTGTAACCATGAGGACCAGCTGTCTAATTCTGCTCTCTGTTCCCGGTCAGTATGGCGACACAACACACGGCGCGCTGTGCGTAAACAACAATCACGCATGAAGCGGGTTAATTATCGTGTCCTTGCGTGCCCGTTTCCTGGTGACTGCTTCCTTTGATCCCAAATGAAATTGCACTGCAGATCACTAAGTGTAGTCTGCTGTTAGCTGAACGGTCATATGCCCTGAGCCTTGAAGGACACAGTGCGACAGTGCCAGAAAGAATGAAATTCCTGTATTGATGAATTCGCTGATGTATTGGATAAGTTCTCAGAAAACAAATGTCTTTGCGACAATACACTCGCAAGAGCTAGCATTTTCCTTAATTGCATTCTCGTCTGGCATTGTGGCCATGTAATCTAATGGTGGGTGAGTGAACGGTTACAAGTTTGATTCCCAACTGGGACAcagctgttgtacccttgagcaaagtaaTTAACCTGAATGGCGTCAGTATATATTCAGTTGCGTGAACGGatggaatgcaaaaaaaatttaaatgctaAAGCTGTGCAAGTcaatctggataagagtgcctgctaaatggcagcagtgcagtggaaTGTAGTACAATGGATGACCGAAAAGAAGTCGTGGAAGCTTGCACTGTCCCTCAGCATACATAGTGCCAATGCGATGGTCTGTTTTACCCCCACAGTCCTACTCTTTGCACAGCAGCTTGATGTCACAGAAGATTTCCTCAACCAACAACCCGTGGGTGAGTCGAGAATGAGCCGTCCACTTAACACACAGCATATTGGACAAACACTCCTTCCCTAAGTGCATCCACTGTTCACCTCAGTGTTGTTCTTGTACCTTTAAtctgctgtttgtgtgcatatctgtCCTTTAATCAATATACAGCTAgtttttaaaacagattttaaactttttttaatgcaattcgATTTTATTAATGCTATTTTTCTTGATCTCAGATATTCCAGCGCTGGATTCTTCAGTCCAGCAGCAGGTCATTTTAGAACCACAGCTCGACCCTTCTCCTACTGGTATGACTGCGACCCGTTCAgcgcatatatatatttttaagatgAAGTCACTGTAGTAAAACGATAGACGATCTGTGAGGAAATTGGTATTAATTAATGCCTCCATTTTGGTTTTCAGAGATTGAGTTTCAAACAGAACCGACTGAACCTGGACCCCTTGGTGAGTAAGAGATTGGGCAGAACATGTTTGTGGGTGCACTGAGGTGCTGAAGAGTATTCCtcagttgttgttttgttgtgcagATTGTCGAGAGGAGCAGTATCCCTGCACCAGACTCTACTCGGTTCATAAACCCTGCAGACAATGCCTGAAGAGTCTTTGCTTCTACAGGTAAGACAGAAAAGGTTTTCCACCAgctttcttgtgtgtgtgtgtgtgtgtgtgtgtgtgtgtgtttgtgtgtgtgtgtgtgagcgtgtgcatgcaCTTTTGTGTGTGCAATtgatgagtgcgtgtgtatgtgaaataAAAACCCATGTGGTAACAATGACCAGCTGGCAAGAGTGGAACATTGCACCCAACAAGCGTCCAAGCCTTAATGTGATGTTGTACATGCAAGGCTGAACCACAGTTACTAACGTTCCGCTTAAGAGCTTCTGCCTGGGGCTGGTACTAACTGGCATAATTCCTATACATGAGTAATTGTGGGTCAAAAGGAGGCCTCAGTGCAACTCCTTTTCATTCTTATTGCTTTTGGCTTCAGTTACGGTTTTGCCTTCACCTTTTGTTTAATCTTTACGGAAATACCTCCCTACCGTCTCTGTCTTTTTCAGCCTACGCAGAGTGTATGTGGTGAAcaaggaggtgtgtgtgcggatgGTGTGCGCACATGAAGAGCTGCTCCGGGGTGAGTTGAGGTGCCTGATATCAGGGGTTCTCAAACTCCTGCGTATGCTGGTATTGTATTTGCTATAGCCTCTTGCTCAAGTAGGGTTGAGTTTAAGTTATTTAATTATCATGCTATTGATTCATCCCGGCCTTAGATTTGATCAgtcacaaaatgttttaaaatttttatttttattttttatttttatttttatttttatgtcatcCTTTGTAGTGTTGCACAAAAGGCTCAATGTGAATGTGGGATTTTATTGTTCGtagtattaaaaaaagaaaaagtgtaattgagaaaaatgaacagcttgttcTTGGGTTGTTTTTGTGGTTGGAACACATGGGTCCCCAGGACTGGAAGCACAGCCCTATAAGGCCGCTCATCCCATACCTTCACATTTGCCAACATTGGTTATTGCAAGTGCgtgtacatgtatatgcacACAGCTCAGATTTCAAGGTGGCTACACtacttctggagcccactgtgtcTAAGAAATTagtctaagaaatacctaataaagtgctcactgagtgtgtgtcagtgagcacctcattaggtatttattagacttattttttagacttaagtctcctgctgctgtagcctatccacttagaggtttgatgtgctgTGGGTTCAGAGCTGCTTGTCTgcagaccactgttgtaatgtgtggttatttgcgttactgtcaccttccaccagtctggtccttctcctctggcctctctcattaaaaggcgttctgcccgcagaactgctgctcactggatgctcaGAGATACTCagtccaccctgtctggcaccaacaaacattccatggccaaagtcacttagatcacatttctttcccattctgacatttggtctgaaaaacaactgaatctcttgaccatgtctgcatgcttttatgcatgtagttgctttgacatgattggctgatgattttgatgatatttgcattcacaagctggtgtacaggtctacctcaaagtgatcactgaatgtatatactgtgcatttattgtcCACTGTATTCTCTCTGCAGCTGACTTTTGCCGTGACCAGTTTTCTCGATGTGGCGTAGTTGCCTTGACTGGGCAGTGTGGAATTATGGGTAGGAGCTGCCTGAAGAGCTGCAGAAGCTGTTAAGGCTgcaggaggtagagagagatgaGACCTGTGCATCAGAATCCAGTCCTCAAACCCCTGCCTCTCACTTTACTCCTCTCTCCCAGAACACAGCCCCACTCTCCATATATTTCAatcttctgtctctcttctccACCTTCCTCCAACTCAAGtgtatagaaatatatattatactcatatctaaatgtatattttagtgGCCGCACGTCACTGACATTAAGCACCAGTCATTCAGCTTCACATGAACTGTATGAATGGATTTTTCTTCATGCTGTATTTTTCCTGGTCATTCTTAAGGCGAACAATTGAGAACATTGAGTCCCAGGCTGGGTTCACTGAAGCCACTACAGGTTAACAACTAACTGCAAACTAAAGCCAGGAAAGCAACATGCACATTtcataacagaaatgtaatttacaaCTGGATAAACTTGTAAAATCAGCCCATataaacatttagaaaaaatagcacaaacagAGTAAAGAAAAATATAGTTAATATATTTGAATGAGCCAGAATCTTGTATCCTTAGCCCCTCTGGCTAACCTGTTCTGCAACAGAAGCACAGCAGACAGAAAACtctgtatttattgtatgtTAGTGATTTGTGCATATTTCTGATTTAACCGATGCTGCATCTCGGCAATATATTGCCTGAAAACTAAACATGACTTGGCCATTCATTTGTAAATCACAGCATTTAGCGCACACACATAGTTTGCTTGTAGTGCTATAAAGAAAGTTTGCCATTGCACTATGATGGATAAAGGTTTACATTCAATGAGTGCCTAGGTAGTGTTATGTCCCCTGATGCTTCCCAGTGCTTTCCTGCATTTAAGTCCACTATGATCTAAAGAACATTATGTAGGTTTTTTCAATTGTCTTTAAAGTACAGGTGATCTCTTCGTCTGAACTACTCATTGTAAGGGGATATCATGTCATTAGCATGTTCATTTTACATGTTACTGAGTCGGAGAAAGCCATGACCTGGGGAATATACAATACTTTAAGGGTTTTGAATAAATTTTTATGAATTTGACACAACTATATGGAAGTGGCATAGTATCCACTTCTATGTgttatgtgtaaaatgtgtccGCAATACAGATTTTCTACACACTGACCAGACATTGTTTAATTATGGTTTTCCTTCTGTGTTTGCTTGATCATATTTACCCTTCAGACTTAAATTGACTTGGCTTGGCGCTTTGCTTTGTAAGGAATTATGCTGAATAAATATCAGACAGCTATAAATACTTTATGAAGACAGTCCACAAACTTACTGTAATGTACACAAAAAGTTTTGTCAGATTTTActacaaataaagttttacaTCAAATTTGTGCATTTGAATAAATGTGCATACTGGAGTGGGATCATTATGTTTCAGATGTGTAACTGAAGAGACACCGTAATGGTAATGAAAAGCAACAGGAAGCAACAGCCCTGCTGAACGTATCCACTCACCTGGAATTAGCAGCAGGAATGCACCCTCCATAGGACCCTGGTAGTGGGTGTTTCAGCCCAACTTAGAGAGCAGAaatctcaaactcaaatcctggtGGGCGACTGTGTCTGTTGGCTTTGATTTGCTCCTGCACTTAAcagtggttcatttaagtcattgactGCCTAAGGAGTCCCTAAGGCCCAAATTGGCTGATGATTTAAAGAAAGTCATAAAAAAGCAGCAGACCATTTCCCTCCAGGAAGTCTGAGACGCCTGATAGAGGAACGGTGGGCGGGGGGGCGAGAATTCGCTTCCCCATGATTTTCATTCTCGTACGTATTGTGAATAAGTAGGACAAGTAGGACCTAGAATTTCACTAAAAATAGAAATTTACCCCCCCAATGCCTTTATTAAAAGTGAGCAGGTTTATTCAGAAATGTCTTTACACATACTGAACCAACGAATGAGTAAATCAGTGCGCTCCATGGAAATGTTCTAGAAAACAGCAGTTTCATAACGACCCAGGAATTGGGGTAAAATTAGACCAAGCTGGAGGGAAACAGAAACTGTGTCCGTTTCTTTCACACTTGGCATTGCTGCAGTCTGACAGAGCTGTTCTTTTCCAGACACGGAGAGGAAATGCACTTCACAAACACCACAGCTTTAATCTGTCTCCATGGAGATGCATCTTCAACCAATAACAGGCCACAGCTGTCTACTCATTTGAAGGGGTCCTGCTGAGCCGTGAATGTATTCAATTTTGCTTATTTGCAATTATTCACCACATTGTTTTGTAgtcacatttttttgtgttaatgTGGTAACTGCTCTACAAGacatgttacattttatttttgaattactGATTTGGATTCTTTAGCCCGTCTCATCTCGGGAACAGCATCCTCCAGGTCAGgggaattaaaacatttaatggtCAGTAGTTATTGAGCACTGAAAGTCACTGAACATTGCATGTATACCTCAGCAAATGTGAATTTcattctcccctcccccccaccaatTTAATTAAGTATGAAAGCCCAATTGGTTATTCCCTAACACAAAGATTTAACAAAATTAGAATCATTAGAATGACTATCCAAGTGAGTTCAATGTGATCTCTTCATATCatgcaaataatcacaaatgtagtcacacacagaacatttaatataagagaaataaaaaggtttaccatttttaatatttttttaaaaatcagtttttaTTAAATGGGCATCTTTGAAAGTATTTACAGACTGATTTTGTGTTCTTCCTCGGGGGTGAAACCAACACTGACCACCTTTAACGCTCGCCTGGGCAGCTGTGAGTTCAGGGCCATTTTCAGAGTTCCCAGGCAGCCCCAGAGGGTCTCAGACCAGGCTGCCGGGtgaacactcacacatcaccAACAAAGGGAGTAAATCATTCGATACATGTAAAGAGATGAGGGGTGGAGATCTACAAAAAAATGGCCGTTCAAAATCACAGCACCCTCTGGCGGGAATCTGGGGAGCCCGAAtgcaagaaagaaaaatacacatCTGTGTGAAACGCTTACAATCCATGTCGGTTCCAGCACAATTCATTAAACAGAGTCAAGACATTGGTCTCAAAACAAACTATGATTCACACACAAACCGTAGGGGGGGGGGCCCTGTATAATCTCCACCCAGTCCTGTCCTTCTCCACAGGAGTGGGACAGTTCTCCTTTCCACTGGGTCCAATAACTCTGTGACCCACTACAAAATGTgtatactttaaaaaataatcatttcaaCAATCTCCTAGAACGTGCCCATAATTTTCAACCTGTATCAGAGAATGAAGATAACTTTCTAAATCTGCCATTCCCATGCAAGTTTCTCACTTACTACAGATCACCTTCAATCTCCATCACATGCACCTGAGGTCCTATTAGTAATGCACATCGGAACGGATGGCGGATGCTGTTGGCTGCTGACGTATGAAAACGAGTAGTATGGAGGATATCGTCATATCTTCATTAAGTCTCTAAATACACCAAAAAAAGCAATACCCAGAGAAAATCGCTTTCTGGCCACGTCTGACCGAATGGTTCCCTCAAGTACCGCTTCTTTACAGGATGAGCTTTCTTTCAAACATCCATTTCCTGTTGTGGCTGATttgaattaaaatacttttccttaaatcacaacccccccaaaaaataaaacaaaataaaaaaaacaccgcTTTAAAACTGAATTCACTCGACTAACTGATTTGTTTGTCACTATACTGTCATTCCATTTTACGGTTTTAATTCATGTTGTTTATAAATAGAAATCAGGACAGGAAGACACAGGGaaggcaaaataataataaaaaaagccaaAACCGTAAACAAGAGAACTGTACAGAAATCCAACAACTGTTTTCAGCTTACCATCTCAACTCTCCCACTCCCAATTTAAAAACTACAAGTGTATTTAGCAAAGTCACCAAAAActtgaaattaaaatacaaaaaaaaaagaaaaaaaaaaaaacacgtttAAAACACTGTCAGGTATACAGTGCAGGAAGGGATGATTATCATTAatgatattatttgtattattgctGGGAGAAGCCAGCACCCAGTGCAGCGCTCTCATCCAATAAGAGTGCCTGTCTGTCACCTCTCAGTTTCTCTGATCCAATGATGCACTCCAGCACTCTTCAACTGCTTCCAAACTCCACCCTCTTACACACTCAAGTCTTTCAGCCTTCTTCCCAGAGTTATCCAAGGCTGTCCTGGGATTGGTCGGTCATGTCCCCGGCCAAAAGGTTGTCTCCCAGCAACAGGGTGCCAGTCACAGTGGGAgtgggggggcaggtgaggaggagggtggggtaATGGGGAATTTGCATGGGGCAGGTGTCTTAAAGGGGATATCACAGTGAACCGTGTCCTAAACAAGTAATGTCCTCATCACAGTGTTGAtcgagggggtggaggggggaggtttGTTCCCCC
Above is a genomic segment from Conger conger chromosome 10, fConCon1.1, whole genome shotgun sequence containing:
- the LOC133139111 gene encoding microfibrillar-associated protein 2-like isoform X1, producing the protein MSFETVWDIPSALGPVYLHSVTMRTSCLILLSVPVLLFAQQLDVTEDFLNQQPVDIPALDSSVQQQVILEPQLDPSPTEIEFQTEPTEPGPLDCREEQYPCTRLYSVHKPCRQCLKSLCFYSLRRVYVVNKEVCVRMVCAHEELLRADFCRDQFSRCGVVALTGQCGIMGRSCLKSCRSC
- the LOC133139111 gene encoding microfibrillar-associated protein 2-like isoform X2 gives rise to the protein MHKSSPSALGPVYLHSVTMRTSCLILLSVPVLLFAQQLDVTEDFLNQQPVDIPALDSSVQQQVILEPQLDPSPTEIEFQTEPTEPGPLDCREEQYPCTRLYSVHKPCRQCLKSLCFYSLRRVYVVNKEVCVRMVCAHEELLRADFCRDQFSRCGVVALTGQCGIMGRSCLKSCRSC
- the LOC133139111 gene encoding microfibrillar-associated protein 2-like isoform X4; its protein translation is MRTSCLILLSVPVLLFAQQLDVTEDFLNQQPVDIPALDSSVQQQVILEPQLDPSPTEIEFQTEPTEPGPLDCREEQYPCTRLYSVHKPCRQCLKSLCFYSLRRVYVVNKEVCVRMVCAHEELLRADFCRDQFSRCGVVALTGQCGIMGRSCLKSCRSC
- the LOC133139111 gene encoding microfibrillar-associated protein 2-like isoform X3; the protein is MHKSPSALGPVYLHSVTMRTSCLILLSVPVLLFAQQLDVTEDFLNQQPVDIPALDSSVQQQVILEPQLDPSPTEIEFQTEPTEPGPLDCREEQYPCTRLYSVHKPCRQCLKSLCFYSLRRVYVVNKEVCVRMVCAHEELLRADFCRDQFSRCGVVALTGQCGIMGRSCLKSCRSC